A part of Gossypium hirsutum isolate 1008001.06 chromosome A07, Gossypium_hirsutum_v2.1, whole genome shotgun sequence genomic DNA contains:
- the LOC121232329 gene encoding auxin-responsive protein IAA11 produces the protein MQGGGGGSESGSLSTVSREDNMVVSSEDSSCPDESELELGLGLCLGGFKMHQVSRGGQFARILTAKDFPSAISASPSPSSSSSSSSSSSSSSLSRANVTAGTKRTADSVAAANSSSQVVGWPPIRAYRMNSMVNQAKNQTTEGFNSTMENHKSETSTVEKGTTGISSYHNSGNAKLRKSLFVKVNMDGIPIGRKVDMNAHESYEKLAKTLEDMFLKTTLNVNPAGSRALELGMMNKLTRSSKLLDGSSDFVLTYEDKEGDWMLVGDVPWKMFLCSVKRLRIMRTSEATGLAPRLHERNCQRQRSKHI, from the exons ATGCAAGGAGGTGGTGGTGGTTCTGAAAGTGGGTCTTTGTCTACAGTTTCAAGGGAGGACAACATGGTGGTGTCCTCAGAGGATTCTTCATGCCCTGATGAGTCTGAGTTGGAGTTGGGTCTTGGTTTGTGCCTTGGTGGTTTTAAGATGCACCAAGTCTCAAGAGGTGGTCAATTTGCTAGGATTTTGACTGCTAAGGATTTCCCTTCTGCCATTTCTGCTTCTCCATCaccttcttcttcatcatcatcatcatcttcttcttcttcttcttctttaagtAGGGCTAATGTCACAGCTGGGACCAAGAGGACTGCTGATTCTGTGGCTGCTGCTAATTCCTCTAG TCAAGTCGTGGGATGGCCTCCGATCAGAGCTTATAGGATGAATAGCATGGTTAACCAAGCAAAAAACCAGACCACCGAAGGATTTAACTCGACAATGGAGAACCATAAAAGTGAGACCTCTACGGTTGAGAAGGGTACTACTGGCATTAGCAGCTACCATAATAGTGGCAATGCTAAACTCAGAAAATCCCTGTTTGTGAAGGTGAACATGGACGGAATTCCAATTGGAAGAAAGGTTGATATGAATGCCCATGAATCCTATGAAAAGTTGGCAAAAACTTTGGAAGATATGTTTCTGAAAACCACTCTGAATGTCAATCCAGCAG gaTCAAGGGCTCTAGAGCTTGGTATGATGAACAAACTAACAAGATCCTCAAAACTGCTGGATGGATCATCTGATTTTGTGCTCACTTACGAGGACAAGGAGGGGGACTGGATGCTTGTTGGGGATGTTCCTTGGAA GATGTTCCTTTGCTCCGTGAAGAGGCTTAGAATCATGAGGACATCCGAGGCTACTGGATTGG CTCCACGATTGCACGAGAGGAACTGCCAGAGACAAAGAAGCAAGCACATCTAG